In Elusimicrobiota bacterium, a single genomic region encodes these proteins:
- a CDS encoding ABC transporter permease yields the protein MTFELFVAWRYLRAKRKGLFAALTTSIGVLGVTTGVAALITTLSVMNGFQSDIQKKIIGAQAHITIYGQTWDSRKLAAAVEKDPEVSATAPFILGQAIFTCKDRTVGAVLKGLDPEKEFQVNDLAKSLREGSWAGIKGNKTPGIVLGEELARHLGAWVGEEVVLVSPQSAAGPLGLLPRMQKFKVEGLLHTGYYEYDASTAYTSLEAAAGFFGVKAEATGLGVKVKDLSQAESAAKRLQKELGLSFLVRSYQQMNRTLFAALKLEKAVMFLILALIILVAALNIASTLILRSVEKTRDIGLLKAMGATPGQIRRVFAAEGLLIGGLGLSSGLGLGLILCWIIKRYPIVELPADIYYLSQVPVSVEGRDVLAVAAVGIALCLLATIYPAARAAKVDPVEAIHYG from the coding sequence ATGACGTTTGAGCTTTTCGTGGCTTGGCGCTACCTCCGGGCCAAGCGCAAGGGGCTCTTCGCAGCGCTCACGACCTCGATCGGGGTGCTGGGGGTCACCACGGGAGTGGCGGCTCTCATCACGACCCTTTCGGTGATGAACGGCTTTCAGAGCGACATCCAGAAAAAAATCATCGGGGCCCAGGCCCATATCACGATCTACGGCCAGACTTGGGATTCCCGCAAGCTCGCCGCGGCGGTGGAGAAGGATCCCGAGGTAAGCGCCACGGCCCCATTCATCCTGGGTCAGGCGATTTTCACCTGCAAGGACCGGACCGTGGGCGCGGTTTTGAAAGGCCTGGACCCGGAGAAGGAATTCCAGGTCAACGACTTGGCCAAATCCCTGCGCGAGGGGTCCTGGGCCGGGATTAAGGGGAACAAGACCCCGGGGATCGTCCTTGGAGAGGAGCTGGCCCGGCATCTGGGAGCCTGGGTCGGGGAGGAGGTGGTGCTGGTCTCCCCGCAAAGCGCGGCCGGCCCCCTTGGGCTCCTCCCCAGGATGCAGAAATTCAAGGTGGAGGGCCTCCTCCATACCGGCTATTACGAGTACGACGCCAGCACGGCCTACACGAGCCTCGAAGCCGCGGCCGGGTTTTTCGGCGTCAAGGCCGAGGCCACCGGCCTCGGGGTGAAGGTGAAGGATCTCTCCCAGGCCGAGAGCGCGGCCAAACGACTGCAGAAGGAACTCGGCCTGTCGTTTCTCGTGCGCTCCTACCAGCAGATGAACCGGACCCTCTTCGCCGCGCTCAAGCTGGAGAAGGCCGTGATGTTCCTCATCCTCGCCCTCATCATCCTGGTCGCGGCCTTGAACATCGCCTCGACCTTGATCCTGCGCAGCGTGGAGAAAACCCGGGACATCGGCCTCTTGAAGGCCATGGGTGCTACACCCGGGCAGATCCGGCGGGTATTCGCGGCCGAGGGCCTGCTCATCGGCGGGCTGGGGCTGTCCAGCGGGCTCGGCCTCGGCCTCATCCTCTGCTGGATCATAAAACGCTATCCCATCGTCGAGCTTCCAGCGGATATTTATTATCTTTCGCAGGTTCCGGTCTCTGTCGAGGGCAGGGACGTCCTGGCCGTGGCCGCGGTCGGCATAGCGTTGTGCCTCTTGGCCACGATTTATCCCGCGGCGCGCGCCGCCAAGGTGGACCCGGTAGAGGCCATCCATTATGGCTGA
- a CDS encoding ABC transporter ATP-binding protein, whose product MAEVVLQAKGLSKSYGRGPAAVRVLRGLDVSLEAGKLTALLGPSGSGKSTLLHLLGLMDTPDSGEIFFAGRPAGALSEEGKAALRNRRLGFMFQFDSLLPEFTVLENVLMPARIAVAQTALSGLGQARQKAEELLSRFNLKGLSHRLPSQLSGGERQRAALCRALVNEPAAVLADEPTGNLDKHSGELVFKDLGDLARQRGVAVLLVSHNEAVSQFADVVLRMADGTLLEHSEKP is encoded by the coding sequence ATGGCTGAGGTCGTGCTTCAGGCCAAGGGCCTGTCGAAAAGCTACGGCCGGGGTCCGGCCGCGGTCCGGGTCCTGCGGGGGCTCGACGTCTCTCTCGAGGCGGGCAAGCTCACGGCTCTGCTCGGCCCCAGCGGTTCGGGCAAATCCACCCTCCTGCATCTCTTGGGCCTCATGGACACGCCCGATTCCGGGGAGATATTCTTCGCGGGCCGGCCGGCGGGCGCCTTGAGCGAGGAGGGAAAAGCGGCTCTGCGCAACCGCCGGCTCGGCTTCATGTTCCAGTTCGACTCCCTGCTCCCCGAATTCACCGTTTTGGAGAACGTGCTCATGCCGGCGCGCATCGCCGTGGCCCAGACCGCCCTAAGCGGTCTGGGCCAAGCGCGCCAAAAAGCCGAGGAGCTTCTGTCCCGCTTCAACTTGAAAGGGCTCTCCCACCGCCTGCCCTCCCAGCTTTCGGGTGGCGAGCGCCAGCGCGCGGCCCTGTGCCGGGCTCTTGTCAACGAACCCGCCGCGGTCCTGGCCGATGAGCCGACGGGGAACCTGGACAAGCACAGCGGAGAATTGGTATTTAAAGACCTGGGGGATTTAGCCCGACAGCGCGGGGTCGCCGTCCTTTTGGTGTCCCATAACGAGGCCGTCTCGCAGTTCGCCGACGTCGTTTTACGCATGGCGGACGGAACCCTCTTGGAGCATTCGGAGAAGCCATGA
- the ilvE gene encoding branched-chain-amino-acid transaminase, producing MKIYINGEYYEKDEAKVSVFDHGVLYGDGIFEGIRAYNGRVFKLDEHLKRLEDSANAIILKLPLPLAEIKEAVVGTVRLNKLKDAYIRLVVTRGVGDLGLDMRKCKSGPTLFIIADKIELYPEAYYEKGLELITSTFRQKGPDQLTPSVKSLNYLTNILAREQATRVGAQEAILLNSEGYVTECSGDNIFHIKAGRIYTPPSHAGILDGITRQVVIELSREKLGIAVCEEMFSPFELYRADEVFLTGTGAEVIAAVKIDGRVIGGGVAGPVTKKITALFREYARSVGTPVYEESKVR from the coding sequence ATGAAAATATACATCAACGGCGAATACTACGAAAAGGACGAGGCCAAGGTTTCCGTCTTCGACCACGGAGTGCTTTACGGCGACGGGATATTCGAGGGCATACGGGCCTACAACGGCCGGGTCTTCAAGCTCGATGAGCATTTAAAGCGCCTCGAGGACTCAGCCAACGCCATCATCCTGAAGCTTCCTCTGCCTCTTGCCGAGATCAAAGAGGCCGTGGTCGGAACGGTCAGGCTCAACAAGCTCAAGGACGCCTACATTCGCCTGGTCGTCACCCGCGGCGTCGGAGACTTGGGCCTCGACATGCGCAAATGCAAGTCCGGCCCGACCCTCTTCATCATCGCCGACAAGATCGAGCTTTACCCCGAGGCCTACTACGAGAAGGGCCTGGAGCTCATAACCTCGACCTTCCGCCAGAAGGGCCCGGACCAGCTCACCCCCAGCGTCAAGTCCCTCAATTACCTTACCAACATCCTGGCCCGCGAGCAGGCGACCCGAGTCGGGGCCCAGGAGGCGATACTGCTCAACTCGGAGGGCTACGTCACCGAGTGCTCGGGAGACAACATTTTCCATATCAAGGCCGGCCGCATCTACACCCCCCCCTCCCACGCCGGCATCTTGGATGGCATCACCCGCCAGGTGGTGATCGAGCTTTCCCGCGAGAAGCTGGGAATCGCCGTCTGCGAGGAGATGTTCTCCCCCTTCGAGCTCTACCGCGCCGACGAGGTCTTTCTCACCGGCACGGGGGCCGAGGTGATCGCCGCGGTCAAGATAGACGGCCGCGTGATCGGCGGCGGCGTGGCGGGCCCCGTCACCAAGAAGATCACGGCTCTCTTCCGGGAATACGCCCGCTCCGTCGGCACCCCCGTCTACGAGGAAAGCAAGGTCCGCTAG
- the xth gene encoding exodeoxyribonuclease III — protein MKLVSWNVNGVRAAHRKGLLDWITKDNPDVLCLQETKAQPEQLPPELAAPAGYVAEWHWGEKKGYSGVATFSKHKPLRVDRGFDLAAFDNEGRVLTFVYPDFTLFNIYFPNGKASPERLKFKLNFYEAFLEVIDRYRKQGEDKIVICGDVNTAHTEIDLARPKENRKISGFLPEECAWLDKLLGSHGFIDTFRVFEKGPGHYTWWDMQSRARERNVGWRIDYFFISENLNPRIKKAFILPEVLGSDHCPVGIELQ, from the coding sequence GTGAAGCTCGTTTCCTGGAACGTCAACGGCGTGCGCGCCGCCCACCGCAAGGGCCTGCTCGATTGGATCACAAAGGATAATCCCGACGTCCTCTGCCTGCAGGAGACCAAGGCCCAGCCCGAGCAGCTCCCCCCGGAGCTTGCCGCCCCCGCCGGCTACGTCGCCGAGTGGCATTGGGGCGAGAAAAAAGGCTATAGCGGGGTCGCCACCTTCAGCAAACACAAGCCCCTGCGCGTGGACCGCGGCTTTGACCTCGCGGCCTTCGACAACGAGGGCCGGGTGCTCACCTTCGTCTACCCCGACTTCACCCTCTTCAACATCTATTTCCCCAACGGCAAGGCCAGCCCCGAGCGGCTCAAGTTCAAGCTCAACTTCTACGAGGCCTTCCTGGAAGTCATAGACCGCTACCGCAAGCAAGGCGAGGATAAAATCGTGATCTGCGGCGACGTCAACACCGCCCACACCGAGATTGATCTCGCCCGCCCCAAGGAGAACCGCAAGATCTCGGGGTTTCTCCCCGAGGAATGCGCCTGGCTCGATAAGCTCTTGGGGAGCCATGGATTTATCGACACCTTCCGCGTTTTCGAGAAAGGCCCGGGGCACTACACCTGGTGGGACATGCAGAGCCGGGCCCGCGAGCGCAACGTGGGCTGGCGGATAGACTATTTCTTCATCTCGGAGAACTTGAACCCCCGCATCAAGAAAGCCTTCATCCTGCCCGAGGTCCTGGGCTCGGATCACTGCCCGGTCGGGATCGAGCTGCAGTGA
- a CDS encoding protein arginine kinase: MQLQKMLDLRIGWAQEGEESAIVLSSRVRLARNLDKTLFPSHAPETTLKETLEKIFAAARRAALERAAYLKLSDLDAVDLRFLVERHLISPNHAALPRQRGVVVGAGETVSLMVNEEDHIRLACLQPGLNLKEAFAQANALDDALSESLPFAFREDWGYLTACPTNLGTGLRASALVHLPGLGLSGQTNQLLENLSRAGLIARGLYGEGTQIMGDLFQIANATCLGRTEAEILAALDEAVSRLAEKEAEARQALSSGNGRARLEDIVYRSLGILSQARLLSFEEACQHLSALRLGLGLGWKLPAGITAVNELLILSQPAHLQMRADKELGPGERDFLRAALIRERLAR, translated from the coding sequence ATGCAGCTCCAGAAGATGCTGGACTTGAGGATCGGCTGGGCCCAAGAAGGCGAGGAAAGCGCCATAGTGCTGTCCTCCCGGGTGCGGCTGGCGAGAAACCTCGACAAGACGCTATTTCCCTCCCACGCGCCTGAAACGACTTTAAAGGAAACCCTAGAAAAAATCTTCGCCGCGGCCCGCCGGGCAGCCCTCGAGCGGGCCGCTTACTTGAAGCTCTCCGACCTCGACGCCGTGGATCTGCGCTTCCTGGTGGAGAGGCATCTCATCAGCCCGAACCACGCCGCGCTGCCCCGGCAGCGCGGCGTGGTCGTGGGCGCCGGGGAGACGGTAAGCCTCATGGTCAACGAGGAGGACCATATCCGGCTTGCCTGCCTGCAGCCGGGGCTCAACCTCAAGGAGGCCTTCGCTCAAGCCAACGCATTGGACGACGCCTTAAGCGAAAGCCTCCCCTTCGCCTTCCGCGAGGATTGGGGCTATCTCACCGCCTGCCCCACCAACCTCGGGACCGGCCTGCGCGCCTCGGCCCTGGTCCATCTCCCGGGCTTGGGCCTGTCGGGGCAAACCAACCAACTCCTCGAGAACCTCTCCCGGGCGGGGCTCATCGCCCGCGGGCTTTACGGGGAGGGAACCCAGATCATGGGAGATCTGTTCCAGATCGCCAACGCCACCTGCCTCGGCCGGACCGAGGCAGAGATCCTGGCCGCGCTCGACGAGGCCGTAAGCCGGCTCGCGGAGAAGGAGGCCGAAGCCCGGCAGGCCTTGAGCTCGGGGAACGGCCGCGCCAGACTAGAGGACATCGTGTACCGTTCGTTGGGGATTCTCTCCCAGGCGCGTCTCCTATCCTTCGAGGAGGCCTGCCAGCACCTTTCCGCCCTGCGCCTGGGTTTAGGTCTCGGCTGGAAACTCCCGGCCGGGATCACCGCGGTCAACGAGCTCTTGATCCTGTCCCAGCCCGCCCACCTCCAGATGCGGGCCGACAAGGAACTCGGACCCGGCGAGCGCGATTTTTTGAGGGCGGCGCTCATCCGGGAGCGATTGGCTCGTTAA
- a CDS encoding DUF47 domain-containing protein, translating into MAFNLSPKEEKFFELFEAQAGRNVEAARVFHELAGKWSLESPAFAQLEDIEHEADITAHEIYDKLNRTFVTPFDREDIHALASELDDIVDLIQAIASRMQLYRVEKSSDDLKELADILYHSAENVRKAIVELKNPEKSRRVLDYCIEINRLENAGDRALAVAIGKLFQGKPDPLEVIKWKEIYEVTETAIDKCEDVANTIESILVKHA; encoded by the coding sequence ATGGCATTCAACCTGAGTCCCAAAGAGGAAAAATTCTTCGAGCTCTTCGAAGCTCAAGCCGGGCGCAACGTGGAGGCGGCGCGGGTTTTCCACGAGCTCGCCGGCAAATGGTCGCTGGAGTCCCCTGCCTTCGCCCAGCTCGAGGACATCGAGCACGAGGCCGACATCACGGCCCATGAGATCTACGACAAGCTCAACCGCACCTTCGTCACCCCCTTTGACCGTGAGGACATCCATGCCCTGGCCAGCGAGCTCGACGACATCGTGGACTTGATTCAAGCCATCGCCTCCCGCATGCAGCTTTACCGCGTCGAAAAAAGCTCGGACGACTTGAAGGAGCTGGCCGACATCCTCTACCACTCCGCGGAAAACGTGCGCAAGGCCATCGTCGAGCTCAAGAACCCGGAGAAAAGCCGCAGGGTCCTCGACTACTGCATCGAGATCAACCGTTTGGAGAACGCCGGGGACAGGGCGCTGGCCGTGGCCATCGGCAAGCTCTTCCAGGGCAAGCCCGACCCGCTCGAGGTCATAAAGTGGAAGGAGATCTACGAGGTGACGGAAACGGCCATCGACAAGTGCGAGGACGTTGCCAACACCATAGAGTCCATTCTGGTCAAGCACGCGTAG
- a CDS encoding inorganic phosphate transporter gives MAHLPLVLSIIGLAYFFDFLNGMHDAANSIATVVSTRVLSPRQAVAWAAFFNFVAAFGFGVHVANTIGKGLVEPSVIDNAVIIGALVGASLWDWLTIVLGIPVSSSHALIGGLVGAGVAKAGWGCLLPKKLAITLAFIFLSPAIGLIFGFALMIAMYWIFRRKSPGQVDSIFRVGQLLSAALYSLSHGANDAQKTMGIISVLLFSNGLLSGEFRVPWWVILSCHAVISLGTLMGGWKIVKTMGHRVTKLKPVGGFCAETGAGLSILICSLAGIPVSTTHTITGAIVGVGSTQRLSAVRWGVAGRIVWAWILTIPCAAVTSALIYLLISSFC, from the coding sequence ATGGCCCACCTCCCGCTGGTTTTGTCCATCATAGGACTGGCCTATTTTTTCGATTTTTTGAACGGCATGCACGATGCCGCAAACTCCATCGCCACGGTGGTTTCTACCAGGGTCCTCTCCCCCCGGCAAGCCGTGGCCTGGGCCGCGTTCTTCAACTTCGTGGCCGCCTTCGGCTTCGGGGTGCACGTGGCCAACACCATCGGCAAGGGCCTGGTGGAGCCCTCCGTCATAGACAACGCGGTCATCATCGGGGCGCTTGTCGGAGCCAGCCTCTGGGACTGGCTCACCATCGTCCTGGGAATTCCCGTGAGCTCCTCCCACGCCTTGATCGGTGGCCTGGTCGGGGCCGGGGTAGCTAAGGCCGGATGGGGATGCCTCCTTCCAAAAAAACTCGCCATCACGCTCGCCTTCATATTTCTCTCGCCGGCGATCGGGCTTATTTTCGGCTTTGCCCTCATGATTGCCATGTACTGGATTTTCCGGCGCAAGTCTCCCGGGCAGGTGGACTCCATCTTCCGGGTCGGGCAGCTTCTCTCGGCGGCCCTCTACAGCCTGTCCCATGGGGCCAACGACGCCCAGAAGACGATGGGAATCATCTCCGTCCTCCTTTTCAGCAACGGCCTCTTGAGCGGCGAGTTCCGCGTGCCGTGGTGGGTGATCCTCTCCTGCCACGCCGTCATAAGCCTCGGGACTTTGATGGGAGGCTGGAAAATCGTCAAGACCATGGGGCACCGGGTCACCAAGCTCAAACCGGTGGGGGGCTTCTGCGCCGAGACGGGGGCGGGGCTTTCCATCCTCATCTGCTCCTTGGCCGGCATCCCGGTTTCCACCACCCACACCATCACCGGGGCGATCGTAGGGGTAGGCTCGACACAGAGGCTTTCCGCCGTGCGTTGGGGAGTGGCGGGCCGCATCGTCTGGGCCTGGATCCTCACCATCCCCTGCGCGGCCGTCACCTCGGCGCTCATCTACCTTCTAATTTCCTCCTTTTGCTAA
- a CDS encoding phosphoenolpyruvate carboxykinase (GTP): protein MTNHPKLKQWVEEAAKLCRPDRIVWIDGSEEEKRRLEDEAAASGELQRLNSEKLPGCFYHRTAPNDVARTEHLTYICTKKKDDAGPTNNWMSPEEGYRRASQIFSGSMKGRTLYVIPFSMGAVGSPFSKIGVQLTDSIYVVLNMRIMTRVGRKVLDQLGTDGAFTKCLHGKAGLEVENRLILHFPEDNAIWSVGSGYGGNALLGKKCLSLRIASWLARQEGWLAEHMLILGVEDKKGRVEYVTAAFPSACGKTNLAMLIPPEGLKHKGYKIWTVGDDIAWLRLGPDGRLWAMNPESGFFGVAPGTNSRSNPNALATVRKNAIFTNVVLSKDGTVWWEDGEGPAPAEGWDWRGNPWKPGMKDAQGKPVPGAHPNSRFTAPAYQCPAISPHWEDLQGVPISAIIFGGRREKVAPLVYEAFDWNHGVYMGASVASERTAAQVGKLGEVRRDPMAMLPFCGYNMADYFTHWLEMGRRIPKAPKIFHVNWFRKDEKGKFLWPGFGDNLRVLEWILARCHGQGKTRKTPIGCVPTPDGLDLTGLTLEGGAMDKLLEVRRQDWEAELQDQKKFFESLGPRLSPVIWKQYQGVAERFKAAVEA, encoded by the coding sequence ATGACCAACCATCCCAAGCTCAAGCAGTGGGTGGAGGAAGCGGCCAAGCTCTGCCGGCCGGACCGAATCGTCTGGATAGACGGCTCGGAGGAGGAGAAGAGGAGGCTTGAGGACGAGGCCGCGGCGAGCGGAGAACTCCAGCGCCTGAACTCCGAGAAGCTCCCCGGCTGCTTTTACCACCGCACCGCCCCCAACGACGTCGCCCGCACCGAGCATTTGACTTATATTTGCACGAAAAAGAAGGACGACGCCGGCCCCACCAACAATTGGATGTCTCCCGAGGAGGGCTACCGCCGGGCTTCTCAAATTTTTTCCGGCTCCATGAAGGGCCGGACTTTGTACGTGATCCCGTTCTCGATGGGCGCGGTGGGCTCGCCCTTCTCCAAAATCGGCGTGCAGCTCACCGACAGCATTTACGTCGTCCTCAACATGCGCATCATGACCAGAGTGGGCCGGAAGGTCCTGGACCAGCTCGGGACCGATGGGGCCTTCACCAAATGCCTCCACGGCAAGGCCGGGCTCGAGGTGGAGAACCGCCTCATCCTGCATTTCCCCGAGGACAACGCCATCTGGAGCGTAGGCTCGGGCTACGGGGGCAACGCCCTTTTGGGCAAGAAGTGCCTATCCCTGCGCATCGCGAGCTGGCTGGCGCGCCAAGAGGGGTGGCTGGCCGAGCACATGCTCATCCTAGGCGTCGAGGACAAGAAGGGCCGCGTCGAGTACGTGACTGCGGCCTTCCCGAGCGCCTGCGGCAAGACCAACCTCGCCATGCTCATCCCCCCCGAGGGGCTCAAGCACAAGGGCTACAAAATCTGGACCGTGGGCGACGACATCGCATGGCTGCGCCTGGGCCCCGACGGCCGGCTATGGGCCATGAACCCCGAGTCCGGCTTCTTCGGCGTGGCCCCCGGGACCAACTCCCGGAGCAACCCCAATGCCCTGGCCACGGTGCGAAAGAACGCGATTTTCACCAACGTCGTCCTTTCCAAGGACGGCACGGTATGGTGGGAGGACGGCGAGGGCCCTGCCCCCGCGGAGGGCTGGGACTGGCGGGGAAACCCTTGGAAGCCGGGGATGAAAGACGCCCAGGGCAAGCCCGTCCCCGGGGCGCATCCCAACAGCCGCTTCACAGCCCCGGCCTACCAGTGCCCGGCCATCTCCCCCCATTGGGAGGACCTCCAGGGAGTCCCCATCTCGGCCATCATCTTCGGCGGACGACGCGAGAAGGTGGCGCCCTTGGTCTACGAGGCCTTCGACTGGAACCACGGCGTCTACATGGGGGCAAGCGTGGCCTCCGAGAGAACGGCGGCCCAGGTCGGCAAGCTAGGCGAGGTCCGCCGAGACCCCATGGCCATGCTCCCCTTCTGCGGCTATAACATGGCCGATTACTTCACCCACTGGCTGGAGATGGGGCGGCGCATCCCCAAGGCCCCCAAGATATTCCACGTCAACTGGTTCAGGAAAGATGAGAAGGGAAAATTCCTTTGGCCGGGCTTCGGCGACAACCTGCGGGTGCTCGAGTGGATCTTGGCGCGCTGCCATGGCCAGGGAAAAACCCGCAAGACCCCCATCGGCTGCGTCCCAACCCCCGATGGACTCGACTTGACGGGCTTGACCCTCGAGGGCGGCGCCATGGACAAGCTCCTTGAGGTGCGGCGCCAGGACTGGGAGGCCGAGCTTCAGGACCAGAAGAAGTTCTTCGAGAGTCTGGGACCTCGGCTCAGCCCCGTCATCTGGAAGCAGTACCAGGGAGTAGCCGAGCGCTTCAAGGCCGCGGTCGAGGCTTAA
- the ftcD gene encoding glutamate formimidoyltransferase, whose product MSALVECVPNFSEGRDAAKVAQVVDAARAVSGVSILDVETDPDHNRCVLSFVASPEVALEACFAVAKKAVELIDLNKHKGEHPRMGAVDVIPFIPVSGVSMEDCAALAARLAERIGRELGLPAYLYDQAARIPERKDLANVRKGQFEGLRDLIGKDLSRTPDFGPNRIHPMAGAVAVGARRQIINFNLNLSTSDMAAGKDIAKRVRASGGGLPCVRAKEIELSARKQVQISTVLTDYKTTPMAKVLSEVSRLSAEHGAKILTAEIVGLLPQEALIGFAVDSLSLENFNPEVQILERRLAAVAAPSASSSWQEAAELVAQALSNTDATPGGGSAAGISGAMGCGLGMMAIGISLKSKKLRPEFRPELERSSQSLNVFKDDFHRLTTEDAAAFDQFMAAVGLPKDSSERVIKMQAALLHAAEVPLATTEKAHQAFSVVEKALPLTGAAVASDMNCALHLLKAAVLCAAENVRINLSGLKDRNAARELASRLDACLEVVHRTSPRSSVDKSEA is encoded by the coding sequence ATGAGCGCTTTAGTCGAATGCGTGCCGAATTTCTCGGAGGGCCGGGATGCGGCCAAGGTCGCCCAGGTGGTGGATGCCGCCCGGGCCGTCTCCGGGGTCAGCATCTTGGACGTGGAGACCGACCCGGACCACAACCGCTGCGTGCTGTCCTTCGTGGCCTCCCCCGAGGTCGCCTTGGAGGCGTGCTTCGCGGTCGCCAAGAAGGCGGTCGAGCTCATTGATTTAAACAAGCACAAAGGCGAGCACCCCCGCATGGGGGCGGTGGACGTGATTCCCTTCATTCCGGTTTCCGGGGTCTCCATGGAGGACTGCGCGGCCTTGGCGGCGCGCCTTGCCGAGCGCATAGGCCGGGAGCTTGGGCTCCCGGCCTACCTCTACGACCAGGCGGCACGCATTCCGGAGCGCAAGGATTTGGCCAACGTGCGCAAGGGGCAGTTCGAGGGCTTGAGGGATCTCATCGGCAAGGATCTTTCCCGGACCCCGGACTTCGGCCCCAACCGCATCCATCCCATGGCCGGGGCCGTGGCCGTGGGCGCTAGGCGGCAAATCATCAACTTCAACCTGAACCTCTCCACCTCGGACATGGCCGCGGGCAAGGACATAGCCAAGCGGGTCCGGGCCTCGGGAGGGGGGTTGCCCTGCGTCAGGGCCAAGGAGATAGAGCTTTCCGCGCGCAAACAGGTCCAGATCTCTACCGTGCTCACTGACTACAAGACCACGCCCATGGCCAAGGTCCTCTCCGAGGTTTCGCGGCTCTCCGCGGAGCACGGGGCCAAGATACTGACCGCCGAGATCGTGGGGCTTCTCCCGCAGGAGGCCTTGATCGGCTTCGCCGTGGATTCATTGAGCCTCGAGAATTTCAATCCCGAGGTCCAGATCCTGGAAAGAAGGCTCGCGGCCGTCGCAGCTCCTAGCGCTTCTTCAAGCTGGCAGGAGGCCGCCGAGCTCGTGGCCCAGGCCCTCTCCAACACCGACGCCACCCCAGGCGGGGGCTCGGCCGCGGGCATCTCCGGGGCCATGGGCTGCGGCCTCGGGATGATGGCGATCGGGATTAGTCTGAAGTCCAAGAAGCTCAGGCCGGAATTTCGGCCTGAGCTGGAGAGATCCTCTCAATCCTTGAATGTCTTCAAGGATGATTTCCACCGCCTTACCACCGAGGACGCGGCCGCCTTCGACCAGTTCATGGCTGCGGTCGGCCTTCCCAAAGACAGCTCGGAGAGGGTCATCAAGATGCAGGCGGCCCTCCTCCACGCCGCCGAGGTGCCTCTAGCGACCACGGAGAAGGCCCATCAGGCCTTCTCCGTGGTGGAGAAGGCTCTTCCTTTGACCGGCGCGGCGGTGGCTTCCGACATGAATTGCGCTTTGCACCTCTTGAAGGCCGCGGTACTTTGCGCTGCCGAGAATGTCCGCATCAACCTCTCCGGCCTCAAGGACAGGAACGCGGCCCGGGAGCTGGCTTCCCGGCTCGACGCCTGTTTGGAAGTTGTCCACAGGACTTCGCCGCGAAGTTCGGTGGATAAGTCCGAGGCCTAG